atttcaatcattttctcacacatttggaaGCAAATCCATATGGAGTTCCTTGGACCTTGGAGATTCTCCTCAAAGACttcgcctttcctggatactactTTTGTACCAAACCATGATTACAgttacctgtttcaaatcacatcatgatTTACTTGTTTTACCACTTTACAAGCCCTAAATTGcttgtcccatcttttttgggGATGTATGATGggactgaaatgcaggaatggatgtatattgacaaatgaaatgaagttgatcagaccaaacatgaaatgtcttgggttcattctgtctcaaACACAATTCATGGCCTTTTATTGAGGTTGCATGCAGTAGAGATATACACACAGAGCTTCAACTTCCAGTCCTTTAGTGTCAGTTTTACCAGTATACTACATtacctgtataataataataataataataataataataataatgtcaataTCTGATGTCAATATCAGGGACCTTTATATTTTATATCTTTACAATTAGTATGTATTAGTCATATATTTTACGCTTAGTGTTTATTTAATGTTTATTGCTGCACCATGGGTTTGAGAGTAACGCAATTTCAATCTTCTGCATGTTCTGTACATATTGCAGTATTGACAATGAAGTAGACTTTGACtaataaatcatcatcatcatcatcatcatcatcattatcatgtcAACTGCCAAGACCAAGTCAAggacaaatataaaaataaacatgTTTTAAATGTGGATTTAGAAGAGTTTCATTGTTCTAAGTTAGGTATAAGTTGAAAAATAGTTGAATATGGTTTAATGGCTCTAAAATATGAATGCTTTCCGTTCATCTTTAGTTTGCTGAGCGCTATGGAGACATTTACAGCCTGTATCTTGGGAGAAAACCAGCTGTTGTTCTTCATGGTTTGAAGACTATAAAAGAAGCTCTCGTGACCAAATCTGCAGACTTTTCAGGACGGCCACAAAATGTGCTATTTACCCATATGACTGGAAGAGGAAAAGGTGAGATTACACATAATCACATCCTAAATAGGGTGCATCtgttgccccccccaaaaaaaataaatgtaaaaatgaTCTGATCATCCACTGCTTttgaaattctgttccttttacatttattttacatTCAAATAAAGCAACACTAGCCTGAGTATTGCCATGTACTGACTCTGAAATAGAATTACTGACTTGAGTGAAATATAACAGGAGTTGTAATGGCTGATTATGGTCCTGCATGGAAGGAGCATCGTCGTTTTGCACTCATGACCTTGAGGAACTTTGGCTTGGGGAAACAGTCTATGGTGAACAGGATTCTGGAGGAAATTGAACACCTCGCTGCAAAATTGGAAAAACATTCTGGTATCATATAACATAACATTCCTGTTGATGACAGCTGTCCGATATAAGGTTTCATGCCCCATTTTAAATGTTGATGACCAATGATTCTCTCTTTGTAGGAAGCAACTTGAGTCCTCAGACTTTATTCCTTGCTGTATCATCAAATATCATCTGTCGAATTTTGTTTGGTATTCGCTATGAATATGGTGATGAAACCCTTAAACAATACGTTGAGCTGTTTACTGAAAATAACAAGATTGTTAATGGACCTTGGTCATTGGTGAGACATTATATCACTGGGTCACTGATTGCATTTAGACTTTTGCTAATCCTAAgtaatgattttaaaaaatagcTGAAAGAATTAATGTcccaattattttattataaacAATATAAAGAACACAACCTCTTGTATTCTTGTAGCTCTATGATGCATTTCCAGTGGTGAGATCCCTGCCTCTTCCATTTAAGAAAGCTTTTAAAAACATTTACTCACTGAAAAAAATGACACTGACCTTGATTGACGAGCACAAGAAAACAAGAGTCCCAGGAAAGCCAAGAGACCTTCTCGACTGCTATTTGGATGAGCTAGATATGGTAGGTGTTTGTGTAGGTATAAAGATTGAGCTGGTATTTCATGGAATGTCCAACATTCCATGCGCAATTCAATTAAATGTTAGCTGTATAGGGCTTTTAATCATTGCCATTGTCAAAAAGCATCTTTACAGATATCTCGATGTAGACTTCGATCCGTAATGACTAAGCCagcggtgatggtggcaaggaaacaaGAAATTGACTCAAAAAGAATGTACCCTTTTTGGGTGGCATCAGATACttggattataaatcattactcaCGTATAACTGTATACTCTAAAGGCAGCAAATCCTAAGAGTGTTGAAACAATGGCAAATATGAATATATTGTgaataagagtcctgggatgagcacaggaTACTCTTTATTATGACAATAGCAGTTCTGATGCATGAGTCTTTTGCACAAGTAATCAATGTGATCAATATTTTACTGGGAGTCTACACtgcctgaccaaaaaaaaaaagagagctgcATTTACCTTTGAGCatacctttagctttgattatggtaCACATTCACGGTGGCATTTTTCGACAACTTATGaaacatcacaacatttatttctgtcCAGCATTTCATTGTTTTTCATACCAATGATGAGAGAGATAAACCGGTctctaaagtcttctccagcatatcccaaagactttcaatgggattaagatcaggactatgCTGTGGccaattcagaatcagaattcatgtgtgaaaatgatgtctcatgctccctgaaccactctttcataaTTTGAGCTTGATGAATCCTGTCATTATCCTCCTGGAATATTACCCGTGCCATTAGGGAagaaaaatccattgatgggaaAATTTGGTCATGCAGTACGCTCGAGTAGATTATTGCCTCATAATGTTGGTGAGCCTTGATCTGACCAATTGaaacaaccccaaatcataacactTCCTCCAAAGGCATGCACAGTGGCCAGTAggcatgatggatgcatcactTTATCTGCTTCTCTTCTTACTCTGACGCAGTCATCAATCTGGAATcaagtaaatctggactcattagaccacatgacctttatccattgctccagagtccaagctTTATGCATTAGATTGTTCTTAACcaaattccagtaatttcagtaatctccttatttgttttttttgcttcatgcaggacaatagttagacccttctgaaacacagtaacatattttccacaaCCACAGGATTTGTCTTCTGACACAGTTGCTTAAGAAATgaaaagctactcactgcatcagttaggtttAAAAAAATTGCTGCCATCTGAAACATATTAatgactgcagtaattatccaaaggCTCTTAAAAATttccttatttaaatccaaacagctactttttttttttggttgggcaGTATATGTAATGTGAATGAAATCAAACCAAGTTAAGGACTGTGGATGCTGAATTCTGGAATAACTGGATGTCTTGTTTTTAACAGAGGGGCAGTGGATCCTCCTTTGATGAAGCAGAACTAATAATGTTTATTATAGTCTTGCATACAGCTGCGACCGATACCACATCCAACACCCTCCTTACTACTTTCCTCTACCTCACGGTTTTCCCAGACGTTCAGGGTTTGAACTTCACTTCACTGCAGTGATGTCTACTTATTGCATAAACCCTAAAATGTTTGGTTCATAGATTTGATTTGAGCCAAACATTGTTTCTAGAGAGATGTCAGCAGGAGATTGAAGAGGTTCTACAAGGAAAAACTCATGTGTCTTTTGAGGACAGACACAACATGCCATACACACAGGCTGTGATCCATGAGTCTCAGCGCATTGCCGACACTGTCCCTCTGAGTGTGTTCCATTCTACTTCAAAAGATACTGAACTGATGGGCTACAACATCCCAAAGGTGAAAATTTCAAATTGGCAGTTTCAAACAATGGTTTAATTTACCTTCTTTGACTCATGTTAAACCTTTTCTTTCACTCTTTTTCAGGGAACAATTATCATCCCCAACCTCTCCTCAGTGCTGAATGAGGAAGGCCAGTGGAAGTTTCCTCATGAGTTCAACCCATCAAACTTCCTCAATGAGCAAGGACAGTTTGAGAAGCCAGAGGCCTTCATACCCTTTTCTGCTGGTGAGAGCTCAGGATGGTGTAAAgaatactaca
The Neoarius graeffei isolate fNeoGra1 chromosome 8, fNeoGra1.pri, whole genome shotgun sequence genome window above contains:
- the LOC132889946 gene encoding cytochrome P450 2D3-like; this translates as MLDSLVLVGFCVCLLFLLIRVQRPKNFPPGPRPLPIFGNVFHLNIRNPMKDFEMFAERYGDIYSLYLGRKPAVVLHGLKTIKEALVTKSADFSGRPQNVLFTHMTGRGKGVVMADYGPAWKEHRRFALMTLRNFGLGKQSMVNRILEEIEHLAAKLEKHSGSNLSPQTLFLAVSSNIICRILFGIRYEYGDETLKQYVELFTENNKIVNGPWSLLYDAFPVVRSLPLPFKKAFKNIYSLKKMTLTLIDEHKKTRVPGKPRDLLDCYLDELDMRGSGSSFDEAELIMFIIVLHTAATDTTSNTLLTTFLYLTVFPDVQERCQQEIEEVLQGKTHVSFEDRHNMPYTQAVIHESQRIADTVPLSVFHSTSKDTELMGYNIPKGTIIIPNLSSVLNEEGQWKFPHEFNPSNFLNEQGQFEKPEAFIPFSAGPRVCLGEGLARVEIFLIVVSLLRRFQFIWPEDAGEPDFTPVFGLTTTVKPYRMGVRLRQPTITEWN